One genomic region from Haloterrigena gelatinilytica encodes:
- a CDS encoding poly-gamma-glutamate hydrolase family protein, whose protein sequence is MTRATVRTHRLEETDTGHYTELLSDDGANDEVLVCAAHGGQVEPWTAEQAIALTARLPSASCWACLGYDDRRKPFELWHPPSSAFSPEEYPLLGEIADRGFETVVSFHGLGDDRVLVGGATDAETKRRVSDRLETAVSTPVESVSSGPYAGVSPNNFVNWLSRDGAGGLQLEQSRAVRDEERAAVVGALEALRSDGVL, encoded by the coding sequence GTGACTCGAGCGACGGTTCGGACCCACCGACTCGAGGAGACCGACACCGGCCACTACACCGAGTTACTGTCCGACGACGGGGCGAACGACGAGGTGCTGGTCTGTGCCGCCCACGGCGGGCAGGTCGAGCCCTGGACCGCCGAGCAGGCGATCGCGCTGACGGCCCGTCTCCCGTCGGCCAGCTGTTGGGCCTGTCTCGGCTACGACGATCGGCGGAAACCGTTCGAGCTGTGGCATCCGCCGTCCAGCGCCTTCTCTCCCGAGGAGTACCCGCTGCTCGGCGAGATCGCCGACCGCGGGTTCGAGACGGTCGTCAGCTTCCACGGTCTCGGCGACGACCGCGTGCTCGTCGGCGGCGCCACCGACGCCGAGACGAAACGCCGCGTCAGCGACCGCCTCGAGACGGCTGTCTCGACGCCCGTCGAGTCGGTCTCCTCGGGCCCCTACGCCGGCGTCAGTCCGAACAACTTCGTCAACTGGCTCTCGCGGGACGGCGCGGGCGGCCTGCAACTCGAGCAGAGCCGAGCCGTCCGCGACGAGGAGCGCGCGGCCGTCGTCGGCGCCCTCGAGGCGCTCCGGAGCGACGGCGTGCTCTGA